From one Anabas testudineus chromosome 21, fAnaTes1.2, whole genome shotgun sequence genomic stretch:
- the LOC113172871 gene encoding poliovirus receptor-like, whose product MSRSLSRFLSLMLLNVSLNLHRSSIALQVIGGNATVVQGETAILPCKLTDATELLTQISWQRMTRGKPVNDNFFTVTSSETQYINGKDRRFKFIGNFDAHNGSLRLSDVTLLDEGSYSCIFTLFPSGNHRTEIPLNVLVPPVTNIKDYHLFMGNEEVLLATCTAAGSRPPAEVKWTYSTLSEKVKAITNSTQHADGTTTTVSSLFGVPTRDIDQQLVICVVTSSALSKAETLPLTLQVHFSPTEVNISEISKDSFECSTEANPNANFTWSRPGQSWPQSAVRVDGAKLQLLSITSDLNGLYKCEASNLYGRKHGQLYVYVTSGTCTACWVLFSLLLLLISIGVGAWWYIYKVKKHPSTGEGTGEVIWKVRTSSRMQRAETVEEEESTCLH is encoded by the exons ATGTCTCGGTCTTTGTCTCGGTTTTTGTCTCTGATGCTGCTGAATGTTTCTCTGAACCTGCACAGATCATCAATAG CTCTCCAGGTGATTGGAGGAAATGCCACAGTTGTCCAAGGAGAAACTGCTATCTTACCTTGCAAACTCACTGATGCCACGGAGCTCCTCACTCAGATTTCATGGCAGAGGATGACCAGAGGGAAACCAGTCAATGACAATTTCTTTACAGTCACGTCCAGTGAAACACAGTATATCAATGGAAAAGACAGGCGATTTAAGTTTATTGGGAACTTTGATGCTCACAATGGATCCCTCCGGTTATCTGATGTCACATTGTTGGATGAAGGCAGCTATTCCTGCATATTCACTTTGTTCCCCAGTGGAAATCACAGGACAGAGATACCTCTAAATGTGTTGG TGCCGCCGGTCACAAACATAAAGGATTACCATCTTTTTATGGGTAATGAAGAAGTTTTACTCGCTACCTGTACCGCTGCTGGTTCCAGACCTCCTGCAGAAGTGAAGTGGACCTATAGTACTCTGTCAGAAAAAGTGAAGGCAATCACCAACAGCACCCAACATGCTGATGGGACAACTACCACAGTGAGCTCTCTGTTTGGGGTACCTACCAGAGATATCGACCAACAACTGGTGATTTGTGTTGTCACCAGTTCAGCTCTGTCCAAAGCAGAAACCCTGCCCCTCACCTTACAGGTGCACT tttcaCCAACAGAAGTGAACATTAGTGAAATATCTAAAGACTCATTTGAGTGTTCGACTGAAGCCAACCCAAATGCTAACTTTACATGGAGCAG ACCTGGACAGTCATGGCCTCAGTCTGCTGTCAGAGTGGACGGTGCAAAGCTGCAGTTATTGAGCATTACCTCTGATCTAAATGGCCTCTATAAGTGTGAAGCATCAAACCTATATGGAAGGAAACATGGTCAGCTCTATGTGTATGTCACTTCAG GAACCTGCACTGCATGCTGGGTCTTattctctctgttgcttttaCTGATTTCCATTGGTGTTGGAGCATGGTGGTACATTTATAAAGTCAAGAAACATCCAAG TACAGGAGAGGGCACAGGTGAGGTGATCTGGAAGGTTCGGACATCTTCCAGAATGCAACGCGCAGAGActgtagaagaagaag AGTCGACTTGTCTCCATTAA